In Candidatus Methylomirabilota bacterium, a single window of DNA contains:
- a CDS encoding YtxH domain-containing protein, whose translation MADERGGDAAGYLGWFFLGAVAGAAAALLLTPKSGTETRELLSEHGQEWFKKAQEVAEEAQGRAGDLLDKGRGYIEEQRNRLLSAFEAGRSAMKEEMGKQNADH comes from the coding sequence ATGGCGGATGAACGTGGCGGCGATGCGGCAGGTTACCTGGGCTGGTTTTTCCTCGGCGCGGTGGCGGGGGCAGCCGCGGCGCTCCTGCTCACTCCCAAGAGCGGCACGGAGACGCGCGAGCTCCTGAGCGAGCACGGCCAGGAATGGTTCAAGAAGGCGCAAGAGGTGGCGGAGGAGGCTCAGGGCCGGGCGGGCGATCTCCTCGACAAGGGCCGTGGGTACATCGAGGAGCAGCGGAACCGGCTGCTCTCGGCCTTCGAGGCGGGTCGTTCGGCCATGAAGGAAGAGATGGGCAAGCAGAACGCGGACCACTAG